Proteins encoded within one genomic window of Desulfonatronospira thiodismutans ASO3-1:
- the nifE gene encoding nitrogenase iron-molybdenum cofactor biosynthesis protein NifE, producing MQPGLLKDRQKQVYQKGTTPFDLDCNKGSLAGAVSQRACVFCGSRVVLYPIADALHLVHGPVGCAAYTWDIRGSLSSGPELYRLSFTTDLQEKDVIFGGEKKLYQALVELIERHDPRAAFVYSTCIVGLIGDDLAGVCKKVSREKDIPVIPVQSEGFKGNKRAGYQAACKAMFELVGSADTSDISPVAVNILGDFNLAGETWIIRDYYRRMGVEVVANITGDGRVDDIRRCHGASLNLVQCSGATVELARMMQEKYGIPYKQVSYFGMEDMARALYETADFFQDKDPGIAARTQEIVRRELQAIHPEVQKYRWDLEGRKAAIYVGGAFKAFSLIKCFRHLGMQVEIVGSQTGTKEEYQEMADMCHEGTIIVDDTNPSELARFIKEKDVDILVGGIKERPIAYKLGIGFCDHNHERKLALEGFEGMVNFAREVHSTVMSPVWNFVPRRAGGMTNHKNMED from the coding sequence ATGCAGCCTGGATTGCTTAAAGACAGACAGAAACAGGTCTATCAGAAAGGGACCACTCCCTTTGACCTGGATTGCAACAAAGGCAGCCTGGCCGGAGCCGTGAGTCAACGGGCCTGCGTATTCTGCGGCTCCAGGGTGGTGCTCTACCCCATTGCCGATGCCCTGCACTTAGTACACGGCCCGGTGGGTTGTGCAGCCTACACCTGGGACATCCGGGGCTCCCTGTCCTCGGGTCCTGAACTGTACCGCCTTAGTTTTACCACGGATCTCCAGGAAAAGGATGTCATATTCGGCGGAGAAAAAAAGCTCTACCAGGCCCTGGTGGAACTCATCGAGCGCCATGACCCCAGGGCCGCCTTTGTCTACTCCACCTGTATCGTGGGACTCATCGGGGATGACCTGGCAGGAGTATGCAAAAAGGTCAGCCGGGAAAAGGATATACCGGTCATCCCGGTGCAGTCCGAGGGATTCAAAGGCAATAAAAGGGCCGGATACCAGGCCGCCTGCAAGGCCATGTTTGAACTGGTGGGTTCGGCTGACACCAGTGATATTTCCCCGGTGGCAGTCAATATCCTGGGGGATTTCAACCTGGCCGGGGAGACCTGGATCATCAGGGATTATTACCGGCGCATGGGAGTAGAAGTGGTGGCCAACATAACCGGAGACGGCCGGGTGGATGACATCAGACGATGTCACGGAGCCTCCCTGAACCTGGTGCAGTGCTCCGGAGCCACCGTGGAGCTGGCCAGAATGATGCAGGAAAAATACGGCATCCCCTATAAGCAGGTCTCCTATTTTGGAATGGAGGATATGGCCAGGGCCCTGTATGAAACCGCTGATTTCTTCCAGGATAAGGACCCGGGCATAGCAGCCAGGACCCAGGAAATTGTCCGCCGGGAACTGCAGGCCATACACCCGGAAGTGCAGAAATACCGCTGGGACCTGGAAGGCAGAAAAGCAGCCATTTACGTGGGCGGAGCCTTTAAGGCCTTTTCCCTCATCAAGTGCTTCAGGCACCTGGGTATGCAGGTGGAGATCGTCGGGTCCCAGACAGGCACAAAGGAGGAATACCAGGAAATGGCTGACATGTGCCATGAAGGCACTATTATCGTAGACGACACCAACCCCTCTGAACTTGCCCGTTTTATCAAGGAAAAGGACGTGGATATTCTGGTTGGAGGCATCAAGGAGCGTCCCATAGCCTATAAGCTGGGCATCGGCTTTTGTGATCACAATCATGAGCGCAAGCTGGCCCTGGAAGGCTTTGAAGGCATGGTCAACTTTGCCCGCGAAGTACACTCCACAGTCATGAGCCCGGTCTGGAATTTTGTCCCCCGAAGGGCCGGCGGCATGACAAACCACAAAAACATGGAGGATTGA
- a CDS encoding nitrogenase component 1 — translation MLDAATPYVSTTNACKLCTPLGACIAFKGLEGCMPILHGSQGCATYMRRYIISHFREPVDIASSALGEDQAIYGGGPNLMQGIINVMDKYNPDIIGIASTCLTETIGDDVPMILSGFKKEFAHLKIPELIHVSTPSYSGTHMEGFHRAIRQTAIQMAEPDPLPHSKITVLPGFVSPWDVRHLKGVMRDFDIPGIILPDISETLEGTIQEDIEMVPSGGTSMQDLKSLGGSPACIELGNCIKNDLSTAGWLEKNLNVPAHRLGLPIGLRGMDAFMQTLSRISGKDMPREQMLERGRLVDAYVDAHKYLFGKKCLIYGEEDLVTGLVSFLAETGVQPVLAASGGRSGLMQKSIEQACDGMLPQTPSVLSGVDFYQIVEEAEKLEPDFILGNSKAYRIAAGKWDIPLIRVGFPVHDRMGAGRIRHAGYEGAYDLLMRIVNTLLEKRQEDADLGWGYM, via the coding sequence ATGCTGGATGCTGCAACACCTTATGTCTCCACTACCAATGCCTGCAAACTGTGTACTCCCCTGGGGGCCTGCATTGCCTTTAAAGGCCTCGAAGGCTGTATGCCCATCCTGCACGGTTCCCAGGGCTGTGCCACCTACATGCGCAGGTACATCATCAGCCATTTCCGGGAACCTGTGGACATAGCATCTTCTGCTCTGGGGGAGGACCAGGCCATCTATGGCGGCGGTCCCAACCTGATGCAGGGCATCATCAATGTTATGGACAAATACAATCCAGATATCATCGGAATAGCCTCCACCTGCCTCACAGAGACCATTGGAGACGACGTGCCCATGATTTTGTCCGGATTTAAGAAAGAATTTGCACATTTAAAAATTCCGGAACTCATCCACGTATCCACTCCGAGCTATTCCGGCACCCATATGGAGGGCTTTCACAGGGCCATCAGGCAGACTGCAATACAAATGGCTGAGCCGGACCCCCTGCCCCACAGCAAAATTACAGTCCTGCCGGGATTTGTCTCCCCCTGGGACGTTCGGCACCTGAAAGGGGTCATGCGTGATTTTGATATTCCCGGTATCATCCTGCCGGACATCTCCGAGACCCTGGAAGGAACCATCCAGGAAGACATTGAGATGGTCCCCTCCGGCGGCACGTCCATGCAGGATCTCAAATCCCTGGGCGGCAGCCCCGCCTGCATCGAACTTGGCAACTGCATAAAAAACGATCTGAGTACTGCCGGGTGGCTTGAAAAAAACCTGAATGTACCTGCACACCGCCTGGGCCTGCCCATAGGACTGCGGGGCATGGATGCTTTCATGCAGACCCTGTCCCGGATTTCAGGCAAAGACATGCCCCGGGAGCAGATGCTGGAGCGGGGCAGACTGGTGGATGCATACGTGGATGCGCACAAGTATCTGTTCGGCAAGAAGTGCCTGATCTATGGCGAAGAAGACCTGGTAACAGGACTGGTATCCTTTCTGGCGGAAACAGGTGTGCAGCCGGTGCTGGCTGCATCCGGAGGCAGAAGCGGCCTGATGCAGAAAAGCATCGAACAGGCCTGTGACGGAATGCTGCCACAGACGCCCTCTGTATTATCCGGAGTGGATTTCTACCAGATAGTGGAAGAGGCTGAAAAGCTGGAGCCGGACTTTATCCTGGGCAACAGCAAGGCTTATCGCATAGCTGCAGGCAAATGGGACATACCTCTTATCAGAGTAGGCTTTCCAGTACATGACCGCATGGGGGCTGGACGCATAAGGCATGCAGGTTATGAAGGAGCCTACGACCTGCTCATGAGAATCGTAAATACCCTGCTGGAAAAAAGACAGGAAGATGCCGATCTGGGCTGGGGCTACATGTAG
- the nifB gene encoding nitrogenase cofactor biosynthesis protein NifB, with product MSKLDLSRHPCFNKKAKGGCGRIHLPVAPKCNIQCNFCNRKYDCVNESRPGVTSAVLTPVQAVEYLKEVQRLEGSLTVAGIAGPGDPMANAPQTLETIARVRSEFPDLLLCLSSNGLNLPDHVTELKKLGVTHATVTVNAIDPETGKDIYAWVRDSKVAYQGREAASLLWSRQKEAILKLRENGILVKMNSIVLPGINDHHIQDIAEKAGEMDVSLLNCIPVHPSPGARFENIDEPDKAFIDSLRKKASQHVPQMTHCRRCRADAVGLLDRDRSLELAPVMRDVAARPVIPDDSEKRPHVAVATREGMLVNQHLGHAEKFQIWTRSNGDYKLVESRQAPEAGGGLQRWHEMARVLQDCRAVIISAVGDTPRTVLEKSGMVVLEMEGLIEEGLDAAYKGTDVSGLRPVKTKSCSGGDSWRLRIRVGGDFFK from the coding sequence ATGAGTAAATTAGACCTCTCCAGACACCCGTGTTTCAACAAAAAAGCAAAAGGGGGATGTGGGAGAATCCACCTGCCGGTGGCCCCCAAGTGCAATATCCAATGCAATTTCTGCAACCGCAAGTATGACTGCGTCAATGAATCCAGGCCGGGGGTAACCTCTGCAGTGCTTACCCCGGTTCAGGCGGTGGAATATCTAAAAGAGGTCCAGAGGCTCGAAGGCAGTCTGACAGTAGCTGGAATAGCCGGTCCCGGGGATCCCATGGCCAATGCCCCCCAGACCCTGGAAACCATCGCCAGGGTGCGCAGTGAGTTTCCGGATCTGTTGCTGTGTCTGTCTTCCAATGGCCTGAATCTGCCTGATCACGTAACAGAGCTAAAAAAGCTGGGCGTGACCCATGCCACAGTAACCGTCAATGCCATTGACCCGGAAACAGGCAAGGATATATATGCCTGGGTCAGGGACAGCAAAGTCGCTTACCAGGGCAGGGAAGCGGCGTCTCTACTCTGGTCCAGACAGAAGGAAGCGATCTTGAAGCTCAGGGAAAATGGTATCCTGGTCAAGATGAACTCCATTGTCCTGCCGGGAATAAACGACCATCATATCCAGGATATAGCTGAAAAAGCCGGAGAAATGGATGTAAGCCTGCTGAACTGCATCCCGGTGCATCCGAGTCCCGGGGCCAGGTTTGAAAATATAGACGAACCGGATAAGGCTTTTATAGATTCCCTCCGGAAAAAAGCCTCGCAGCACGTACCGCAGATGACCCACTGCCGCAGATGCCGGGCCGATGCAGTGGGCCTTCTGGACCGGGACAGATCCTTAGAGCTTGCACCTGTCATGCGCGATGTTGCTGCCAGACCGGTAATCCCCGACGACAGTGAAAAGCGACCCCATGTGGCGGTGGCCACCAGGGAAGGAATGCTGGTAAACCAGCACCTGGGCCATGCAGAAAAGTTTCAGATATGGACCCGGTCCAATGGTGACTACAAGCTGGTGGAGTCCAGGCAGGCCCCGGAAGCCGGAGGCGGATTACAGCGCTGGCATGAAATGGCCCGGGTCCTGCAGGACTGCCGGGCGGTGATAATAAGTGCTGTCGGGGATACCCCGAGAACTGTCCTGGAAAAATCCGGAATGGTGGTCCTGGAAATGGAAGGTCTCATTGAAGAAGGCCTGGATGCAGCGTATAAAGGCACTGATGTTTCCGGCTTAAGACCAGTCAAGACCAAAAGCTGTTCCGGAGGGGATAGCTGGAGGCTGCGGATAAGGGTTGGGGGTGATTTTTTTAAATGA
- a CDS encoding hybrid sensor histidine kinase/response regulator encodes MPKQALPVLTRILLALLAILITPSPGFSQKEAAGDFSVFYLNSYHDGYAWSDDIREGIRHRFQESGHRVEIQMEYMDTKVFHRPGVTKRLLELYREKYSNEEYDIVIVSDDDALDFMLDYGDELFPGLPIVFCGINYLEEELLDRERTTGIVENFNVKRTLELALSIHQDKNRMVVIGDESTTGIAIKGQIKEAIPDFQGRLDFEFWTQYSLDEIADKVKDLPQDTLVYFIPFFYSAGGQVFSAGEVLENVAGFSDLPIYSNWEFLLGHGMVGGNLISGFEHGSIAAGMALDILEGKSPADIPIIHDIVDQNMFDYNVLQKQGIKQTQLPPESVLINEPPAFYELDKQVFWVIMSSLGALVIILAFLVRSIIHKRIVESRIRNQLAFQESLMDTIPQLVCWKDLNQRYMGANQAFTDFFGIESPDKIMHQTDSLLMPSRDFAQWAARMDKQVLQTGQALRKVRMSVRDQDGDSSWLEVNKIPLRDEKGEIVGTLSTAENITNEINLERQLLQSQKMEAMGTLAGGISHDFNNILTSIMNSTELAQGDLDPDSPAYQDLERVLKASHRGRDLVQRILTFSRPSQEGFRPTVLPELVRDSVSLLQSSLPRNIEVRSSVSGGYEPVNVNPTQISQVVMNLCTNAFQAIQDQKGTLTINLEEIELDVYRAEELDMPAGKAFRLEISDTGPGIDRRDLDKIFDPFFTTKSQSGGTGLGLAVVLGIVKNHKGVIQVDSSPDQGTSFEILLPAREPGNQESSPSGASLKRGSGTLLFVEDDQDLLETTPRSLQAMGYSVFSASSAQKALEILGQDIPLDLVITDFDMPGLNGIELAKKIQAEHPDLPVMLITGRIQALEGIEQPDNIRLTLSKPFNQADLSQAVSTAITD; translated from the coding sequence ATGCCCAAACAAGCTTTGCCAGTGCTGACCCGTATACTGCTTGCCCTTTTAGCAATACTCATCACCCCATCCCCGGGCTTTTCACAAAAAGAGGCCGCCGGGGACTTTTCAGTTTTTTATCTCAACTCCTACCACGACGGCTATGCCTGGTCAGACGACATCCGCGAAGGCATCAGGCACAGATTCCAGGAGTCCGGGCACCGGGTGGAAATCCAGATGGAGTATATGGATACCAAGGTGTTCCACCGTCCAGGCGTAACCAAAAGGCTCCTGGAGCTCTACCGCGAAAAGTACTCGAATGAAGAATACGACATAGTAATCGTGTCCGACGATGATGCCCTGGATTTCATGCTGGACTATGGAGACGAGCTTTTTCCCGGGCTGCCCATAGTCTTTTGCGGCATCAATTACCTGGAAGAAGAACTTCTGGACCGGGAACGCACCACCGGCATCGTGGAAAACTTCAACGTAAAAAGGACTCTGGAGCTGGCCCTTTCCATTCACCAGGACAAAAACCGCATGGTGGTCATAGGCGACGAATCCACCACGGGTATAGCCATCAAGGGCCAGATCAAGGAAGCTATACCTGATTTTCAGGGCAGGCTGGATTTCGAGTTCTGGACCCAGTACTCCTTAGACGAGATTGCAGACAAGGTCAAAGACCTGCCACAGGACACACTGGTTTACTTCATTCCTTTTTTTTATTCCGCTGGAGGACAGGTGTTTTCCGCCGGTGAAGTACTGGAGAATGTAGCAGGGTTCAGCGACCTGCCCATTTACAGCAACTGGGAGTTTCTCCTGGGCCACGGCATGGTGGGCGGCAACCTCATCAGCGGCTTTGAGCACGGTTCCATTGCCGCAGGCATGGCCCTGGATATCCTGGAAGGCAAAAGCCCTGCCGACATTCCCATAATCCACGATATTGTGGATCAAAACATGTTTGACTACAACGTACTGCAAAAGCAGGGCATAAAGCAGACCCAACTACCACCGGAAAGCGTCCTCATAAATGAGCCCCCGGCCTTTTACGAACTGGACAAGCAGGTTTTCTGGGTGATCATGTCCAGCCTGGGGGCGCTTGTAATTATCCTGGCCTTTCTGGTGCGCAGCATAATTCATAAACGCATTGTGGAAAGCCGGATCCGCAACCAGCTGGCCTTTCAGGAGAGCCTCATGGACACTATTCCACAGCTCGTCTGCTGGAAGGACCTCAACCAGCGCTATATGGGGGCCAACCAGGCTTTTACCGACTTTTTCGGCATAGAGTCCCCGGACAAGATCATGCACCAGACGGATTCCCTGCTCATGCCCTCCCGGGATTTCGCCCAGTGGGCCGCCCGCATGGACAAACAGGTGCTTCAGACCGGCCAGGCCCTTAGAAAGGTGCGCATGTCGGTCAGGGATCAAGATGGCGATTCCTCCTGGCTGGAGGTAAACAAAATTCCCCTGCGTGATGAAAAGGGGGAAATAGTCGGTACGCTGAGTACTGCGGAAAACATCACCAACGAGATAAACCTGGAACGCCAGCTCCTGCAGTCCCAGAAAATGGAGGCCATGGGCACCCTGGCCGGTGGCATATCCCACGACTTCAACAATATACTTACCTCCATCATGAATTCCACTGAACTGGCCCAGGGAGATCTGGACCCGGACTCCCCGGCTTACCAGGATCTGGAGAGGGTACTCAAAGCATCTCACAGGGGCCGGGACCTGGTCCAGCGAATTCTAACCTTCAGCCGTCCCTCCCAGGAGGGCTTCCGGCCCACGGTATTGCCCGAGCTGGTGCGGGATTCAGTATCTCTGCTGCAATCCTCGCTGCCCCGCAACATAGAGGTCCGTTCCAGTGTCAGCGGCGGCTACGAACCGGTCAACGTGAATCCCACCCAGATTTCCCAGGTGGTAATGAACCTGTGCACAAATGCCTTCCAGGCCATCCAGGACCAGAAAGGCACCCTTACGATAAACCTGGAGGAAATAGAGCTGGATGTATACCGGGCCGAAGAACTGGACATGCCTGCCGGCAAAGCCTTCAGGCTGGAGATATCAGATACCGGGCCCGGCATAGACCGTCGGGACCTGGACAAAATCTTTGATCCTTTTTTTACCACAAAGAGCCAGTCCGGGGGCACCGGTCTGGGTCTGGCCGTGGTCCTGGGCATAGTCAAGAACCACAAAGGGGTCATCCAGGTGGACAGCAGTCCGGACCAAGGCACCTCCTTTGAAATCCTGCTTCCCGCCCGGGAGCCCGGCAACCAGGAATCATCCCCTTCCGGCGCTTCCCTGAAAAGAGGCAGTGGAACCCTGCTCTTTGTTGAAGATGACCAGGACCTGCTGGAAACCACCCCCAGGAGCCTGCAGGCCATGGGCTACAGTGTTTTTTCCGCCTCCAGTGCCCAGAAAGCCCTGGAAATCCTGGGCCAGGACATTCCCTTGGACCTGGTCATCACAGACTTTGACATGCCCGGCTTAAACGGCATCGAACTGGCAAAAAAGATCCAGGCAGAGCACCCGGACCTCCCGGTCATGCTCATTACCGGGCGTATCCAGGCCCTGGAGGGCATTGAGCAGCCGGACAACATCAGGCTCACCCTGTCCAAGCCCTTCAACCAGGCTGATTTGTCCCAGGCGGTGTCAACAGCCATAACTGACTGA
- a CDS encoding sigma-54-dependent transcriptional regulator gives MPRVLVVDDDPEVQSTMASLLSRQDIPHHLAKDLVSTKQALQEDCFDLVLLDVGLPDGNGLDLLPEIKALKNAPEVIILTGRGDSEGAELAIEGGVWDYLLKPSPIKEIKLSISRALKYRQQKESARPRALDLSGVVGSSPAMQSCYDLLACAAGSDSNILITGETGVGKELMARTIHANSSRSGHPFVVVDCAGITDSLVESTLFGHCRGAFTGALADHTGLISQAHQGTLFLDELGELPLLIQKSLLRVLQERKFRPVGSSREQKSDFRLMAATNRDLEGMVSEGTFRNDLYFRIKTMHMHLPPLRDRVQDIRPLAMHFADELCTRSGIASKGLGADFLETLEAYSWPGNVRELCNVIEQALVACAGETNLYSMHLPKEIRIKVTRSRLEKCPPDESSHGTPPWAQKGDSPPMPDISDFKSYKQECEKKYLQCLLQKYPGNVPAILRLSGLSRSHFYTLLKKYGLES, from the coding sequence ATGCCCCGAGTACTGGTAGTGGACGATGACCCGGAAGTACAATCCACAATGGCCAGCCTGCTGTCGCGCCAGGACATCCCGCATCACCTGGCCAAAGACCTGGTCTCCACTAAGCAGGCCCTGCAGGAAGACTGCTTCGACCTGGTTCTACTGGACGTGGGCCTTCCCGACGGCAACGGCCTGGACCTGCTGCCGGAAATAAAGGCCCTGAAAAACGCCCCGGAGGTCATAATCCTCACCGGCCGGGGGGACAGCGAAGGTGCGGAACTGGCCATTGAGGGAGGTGTCTGGGATTACCTCTTAAAACCCTCACCCATCAAGGAGATAAAACTGAGCATCTCCAGGGCCCTCAAGTACAGGCAGCAGAAAGAAAGCGCCCGGCCCAGGGCCCTGGACCTGTCCGGGGTGGTCGGGTCCAGCCCGGCCATGCAGTCCTGCTATGACCTTCTGGCCTGCGCCGCCGGATCGGATTCAAATATTCTTATCACCGGTGAAACCGGGGTGGGCAAGGAACTTATGGCCCGCACCATCCACGCCAACAGCTCCAGATCGGGTCATCCCTTTGTAGTAGTGGACTGTGCCGGAATAACCGATTCCTTAGTGGAAAGCACTCTTTTCGGACACTGCAGAGGCGCTTTCACCGGGGCCCTGGCCGATCACACCGGACTCATCAGCCAGGCTCACCAGGGAACACTCTTTCTGGACGAACTGGGAGAGCTGCCCCTGTTGATTCAAAAATCACTGCTTCGAGTGCTGCAGGAAAGAAAGTTCCGCCCGGTAGGGTCCAGCCGGGAGCAAAAAAGTGATTTCCGCCTCATGGCCGCCACCAACCGGGACCTGGAAGGCATGGTCAGTGAGGGCACCTTTAGAAATGACCTGTATTTTCGCATCAAGACCATGCATATGCACCTGCCGCCTTTGCGGGACCGGGTCCAGGACATAAGGCCCCTGGCCATGCACTTCGCGGACGAACTGTGCACCAGGAGCGGTATTGCATCCAAAGGTCTGGGGGCGGACTTTCTGGAAACCCTGGAAGCCTACTCCTGGCCCGGCAACGTGCGCGAACTGTGCAACGTCATAGAGCAGGCCCTGGTAGCCTGCGCCGGGGAAACCAATTTATACTCCATGCACCTGCCCAAGGAGATCCGCATCAAGGTCACCCGATCAAGGCTGGAAAAGTGTCCCCCGGACGAATCCAGTCACGGCACGCCCCCCTGGGCTCAAAAAGGCGACTCCCCCCCCATGCCCGATATTTCCGACTTCAAGTCCTACAAACAGGAGTGCGAAAAAAAATACCTGCAATGCCTGCTTCAGAAATACCCGGGCAACGTTCCTGCTATACTCAGGCTTTCAGGTCTTTCCCGCTCTCATTTCTATACCCTGCTCAAAAAATACGGCCTGGAAAGCTGA
- a CDS encoding L-lactate permease yields MSVGFLALLAAIPIAIALVLMAGLRWPATKAMPVAWLATALAGIIFWQLPVGYVAALSIEGIIGAIGILIIVFGAILILMTLRDSGGMETIQAGMQDVSPDMRVQAIIIGFLFAAFIEGAAGFGTPAALAAPLLLALGFPALAAAVICLTFNSVPVTFGAVGTPVILGLGPLDDFVTRAVESGAETLNFSDPTTFGIVVGQWSSLMHLPMAIILPIFMLGFITRFFGPNRSWSDGFGAWKFCIFASVAFAIPYVLLAWLLGPEFPSLVGGLIGLGIVVWGAKQGIAVPKDVFTFGAQKDWDPEWTGTVSVAEGSKFEARMSQFKAWSPYILIGFILVLTRLDWLPFKSFLAGITIDFQNILGYEEVANSIAILYLPGTIPFVLVAILTIFIHQMSSDKVKTAWVDAIKRIKNPAIALFFAVALVHIFRGSGVENEALNPNLYPSMPLALAESIAAIAGQTWPFFAGFIGGLGGFITGSNTVSNLLFAEFQWGMASQLDLPHQLIVAAQAVGGGFGNMICIHNIVAVCAVVGLSGKEGLILRKTFWPFMVYAVITGLWVTLMSFVLFPGLY; encoded by the coding sequence ATGTCTGTAGGATTTTTGGCCCTTTTAGCGGCGATACCCATTGCTATCGCCCTGGTTCTCATGGCCGGGCTGCGCTGGCCGGCCACCAAGGCCATGCCGGTTGCCTGGCTGGCAACCGCCCTGGCCGGCATCATTTTCTGGCAGCTGCCGGTGGGCTATGTGGCCGCCCTTTCCATTGAAGGGATTATCGGCGCTATAGGAATTTTAATCATCGTGTTCGGAGCGATCCTCATTCTCATGACCCTGCGAGACTCGGGAGGCATGGAAACCATCCAGGCCGGAATGCAGGATGTATCACCGGACATGCGGGTCCAGGCCATCATCATCGGGTTTTTGTTCGCAGCCTTTATCGAGGGCGCCGCCGGATTCGGCACGCCAGCCGCCCTGGCTGCCCCGCTGCTTCTGGCCCTGGGTTTTCCTGCCCTGGCAGCTGCGGTCATCTGTCTGACCTTCAATTCCGTCCCGGTTACCTTTGGAGCCGTGGGCACCCCCGTTATCCTGGGGCTTGGACCCCTTGACGACTTTGTAACCCGGGCGGTGGAAAGCGGAGCAGAGACCCTGAACTTTTCCGATCCCACAACATTCGGTATAGTTGTTGGTCAGTGGTCATCTCTGATGCACCTGCCCATGGCCATAATCCTGCCCATTTTCATGCTGGGATTCATCACCCGCTTTTTCGGGCCCAACCGCTCCTGGTCTGATGGATTCGGTGCCTGGAAGTTCTGCATCTTTGCCTCTGTTGCCTTTGCCATTCCCTATGTGCTCCTGGCCTGGCTGTTAGGACCTGAATTTCCGAGTCTCGTAGGCGGTCTCATCGGTCTTGGCATCGTGGTCTGGGGAGCCAAGCAGGGCATTGCCGTTCCCAAGGACGTTTTCACCTTCGGCGCCCAGAAGGACTGGGATCCTGAATGGACAGGAACTGTCAGCGTGGCCGAAGGCAGCAAGTTTGAGGCCCGCATGAGCCAGTTCAAGGCCTGGTCACCCTACATCCTTATCGGCTTTATCCTGGTGCTCACCCGCCTGGACTGGCTGCCTTTCAAGTCTTTCCTGGCCGGTATCACTATAGATTTCCAGAACATCCTGGGTTATGAAGAGGTGGCCAACTCCATTGCTATACTCTACCTGCCGGGAACCATCCCCTTTGTGCTGGTGGCCATTTTGACTATCTTCATCCACCAGATGAGTTCAGACAAGGTCAAAACCGCCTGGGTGGACGCCATCAAGCGCATCAAGAACCCGGCCATAGCCCTTTTCTTTGCCGTGGCCCTGGTGCATATCTTCAGAGGATCCGGCGTGGAAAACGAGGCATTGAACCCCAACCTTTATCCCTCCATGCCCCTGGCCCTGGCTGAGTCCATAGCCGCCATCGCCGGGCAGACCTGGCCCTTCTTCGCCGGCTTCATCGGCGGTCTGGGAGGCTTTATAACCGGCTCCAACACGGTTTCCAACCTGCTCTTTGCCGAGTTCCAGTGGGGCATGGCCTCTCAGCTTGACCTGCCGCACCAGCTCATCGTAGCGGCCCAGGCCGTGGGCGGCGGTTTCGGCAATATGATCTGCATCCACAACATCGTGGCTGTGTGCGCGGTGGTGGGCCTGTCCGGCAAGGAAGGGCTCATCCTGAGAAAGACCTTCTGGCCATTCATGGTCTACGCTGTAATAACCGGCCTGTGGGTAACCCTCATGAGCTTCGTGCTCTTCCCGGGTCTTTACTAA